In Sphingobacterium sp. PCS056, the following proteins share a genomic window:
- a CDS encoding helix-turn-helix transcriptional regulator produces the protein MLLFDYFKPQNYIEHNTGIDNVRLNKLLTDPKKRPYAEELNNIAKLMVIKPSQLFEYLYGDGERPVIGQLTKPAEGNI, from the coding sequence ATGTTACTTTTTGATTATTTCAAACCTCAAAACTATATTGAACATAATACAGGAATTGATAACGTGAGACTTAATAAACTTCTAACTGATCCTAAAAAGCGACCTTACGCAGAAGAGCTAAATAATATTGCCAAACTAATGGTGATTAAACCCAGCCAACTTTTCGAATACTTGTACGGCGATGGTGAGCGTCCAGTTATTGGCCAGTTGACGAAACCAGCTGAAGGAAATATTTAA
- a CDS encoding TlpA family protein disulfide reductase, which translates to MIKLLNIYSTSFWKLIQKLFKSKGEGLLLVGKMMMVILLVVGKSEGRAQEVEALRVGDYVPKDFWNQKVKIYNQGDTSVIELSKYRGKSLLIDFWASWCGYCVQGFPKLVEIQEGYRNHLNILLVNSSYTKDTFNKIHTMRNAILRENDLTTAFMDDYFIQLFPHGPIPHYVWINPKGRIAGITFREFVNERMMEEFINKNLKNENIN; encoded by the coding sequence ATGATAAAATTATTAAATATATATAGCACCAGTTTTTGGAAATTGATCCAGAAGCTATTCAAATCTAAGGGAGAAGGGCTTTTGTTGGTTGGGAAAATGATGATGGTGATTCTGTTGGTGGTAGGGAAAAGTGAGGGGAGGGCTCAGGAAGTTGAAGCATTGCGCGTAGGGGATTATGTGCCTAAAGATTTTTGGAACCAGAAAGTAAAGATTTATAATCAAGGCGATACTTCGGTTATTGAACTTTCGAAATACAGAGGTAAATCTTTATTGATCGATTTTTGGGCATCTTGGTGCGGCTACTGCGTTCAAGGATTTCCGAAGTTGGTGGAAATCCAAGAAGGTTATCGTAATCACCTGAATATTTTACTTGTTAATTCTAGCTATACTAAAGACACCTTTAATAAAATTCATACCATGAGGAATGCTATTCTCCGTGAAAATGATCTCACGACAGCTTTTATGGATGACTACTTTATTCAGCTATTTCCACATGGTCCGATTCCCCATTATGTATGGATTAATCCAAAAGGGAGAATTGCAGGTATAACATTCCGTGAGTTTGTAAATGAACGTATGATGGAGGAGTTTATTAATAAAAATCTGAAAAATGAAAACATTAATTAA
- the gldN gene encoding gliding motility protein GldN, with protein MKIWITMAMAIGLMPAFAQQEIPDSLRSQQVTTAAQGEILMDTIPTTDGFYQANNLEDAVPFAYPEVNMKNIRFYKRVWRDIDLKDEKNALLATPGNSLMEIIMKSIEIGKLSLYSPDDDSFKSRMNANEGMARFTDSVLVPIFDDEGNQIDSKMTLNEFDPTRVTKFRIKEDIFFDKQRSRLESRIIGVAPLMNITTSAELAESVGSTPAFWLYFPQLRYSLVKVDITDPDKGLYDMTMDDLFVQKKYVSTIIRESSAGALKLGDEAQQAQDAQQIEQKIDAYKKQLWTSPKGVKEENLEEFIPNAKKQKKAKKK; from the coding sequence ATGAAGATATGGATAACAATGGCAATGGCTATAGGATTGATGCCGGCCTTTGCACAACAAGAAATACCAGATAGTTTGAGATCTCAACAGGTCACCACTGCTGCTCAGGGAGAGATATTAATGGATACGATACCGACAACGGATGGTTTTTACCAAGCGAATAACTTGGAAGATGCCGTTCCTTTTGCGTATCCGGAAGTGAATATGAAGAATATTCGCTTCTACAAACGCGTATGGCGCGATATTGATCTAAAAGATGAAAAAAATGCACTTTTGGCGACGCCAGGAAATTCATTGATGGAGATTATAATGAAATCTATTGAAATAGGTAAATTGTCCCTGTATAGCCCTGATGACGATTCTTTTAAATCCAGGATGAATGCCAATGAAGGAATGGCTCGTTTTACAGATAGCGTACTGGTTCCCATATTTGACGATGAAGGAAATCAGATCGATTCCAAAATGACCTTAAATGAATTTGATCCGACGCGCGTCACGAAATTCCGGATCAAAGAGGATATCTTCTTTGATAAACAACGTAGCCGTTTAGAAAGCCGGATCATTGGCGTAGCGCCTTTAATGAATATCACGACTTCTGCGGAATTGGCAGAATCGGTGGGTTCAACTCCTGCATTTTGGTTATATTTTCCGCAATTGCGCTATAGCTTGGTCAAAGTGGATATTACCGATCCCGATAAAGGTTTGTATGATATGACGATGGATGATCTGTTTGTTCAAAAGAAGTATGTGAGTACCATCATCCGTGAATCGTCTGCAGGAGCTTTAAAGCTAGGTGATGAAGCACAGCAAGCACAAGATGCGCAACAGATCGAACAAAAGATCGACGCGTATAAAAAGCAATTGTGGACGAGCCCTAAAGGTGTAAAAGAAGAAAACTTGGAAGAGTTTATTCCGAATGCAAAGAAACAGAAAAAAGCAAAGAAAAAATAA
- a CDS encoding STAS-like domain-containing protein: MTTAADIRLKDLFNESLDTRESVHFLINHIENELDKEDCYDITLDFTGINFMSRSFADELHKQINLENFHKSFTFANMPLSMKELLRVVEKTQTTRTKRELKSSVLVVNDISMIKDYTFSW; the protein is encoded by the coding sequence ATGACAACTGCAGCAGACATTAGGTTAAAGGATTTATTTAATGAATCTTTAGATACCAGAGAATCTGTACATTTTCTGATCAATCATATCGAGAACGAGTTGGATAAAGAGGACTGTTACGATATAACATTAGATTTTACAGGAATTAATTTTATGTCCAGATCATTTGCAGATGAACTGCATAAGCAAATCAATTTAGAAAATTTTCATAAATCATTCACATTTGCCAATATGCCTTTGAGCATGAAAGAATTGTTAAGAGTGGTTGAGAAGACACAGACTACAAGAACGAAACGAGAGCTAAAATCATCTGTTCTCGTCGTAAATGATATTTCTATGATAAAGGATTACACTTTTTCGTGGTAA
- a CDS encoding ORF6N domain-containing protein, whose protein sequence is MAKQETLSILPEEVVMNKIYVFRGHKVMLDSDLAALYGIETKVLKQAVRRNITRFPDDFMFELLENEFELLRSQIVTSKTDNRGGSRYLPMMFTEQGVAMLSSVLKSDIAIKINIQIMRVFTRMRQLLTDNTDLRLEIAEIKNAVEKISRKQDGQDKNMELVFEYIDRLQDKIEEPIPKERKKIGFDVGDKQE, encoded by the coding sequence ATGGCGAAACAAGAAACGCTATCAATACTACCCGAAGAGGTGGTCATGAATAAAATATATGTATTCCGTGGACATAAAGTAATGCTTGATAGTGATCTCGCAGCATTATATGGAATTGAAACTAAGGTCTTAAAACAAGCAGTACGAAGAAATATAACCCGTTTCCCTGATGATTTTATGTTTGAGTTATTAGAAAATGAATTTGAACTTTTGAGGTCACAAATTGTGACCTCAAAAACAGATAATAGAGGTGGTAGTCGATATTTGCCAATGATGTTCACAGAACAGGGAGTCGCAATGCTATCTTCCGTATTGAAAAGCGACATTGCTATCAAGATAAACATACAGATAATGCGTGTATTTACACGCATGCGTCAGTTATTAACGGATAACACAGACCTCCGTCTCGAAATCGCTGAAATAAAAAATGCTGTCGAAAAAATTTCTAGAAAACAAGACGGTCAAGATAAAAATATGGAGCTTGTATTCGAATACATTGACCGTCTCCAAGACAAGATAGAGGAACCCATCCCAAAAGAAAGAAAAAAGATAGGATTTGATGTTGGTGATAAACAGGAATAG
- a CDS encoding outer membrane beta-barrel protein: MKKLFFTLIMFGCLATASAQFSRPITIGAGAGVSYGLTDLKNTKTNFAWYGEGDYLLSPFISFGLQAQKGELSGDNGENSYNNSYYAGNVNAKLRLGQFMDLPENYSYYTLGASNLQRILSNIYIGAGAGLMKNRIKTDFTGTYMENILNREGEIAKDRSGIHFVVPLNIGLDIPFGRTLYGPKWAINVNYQHGLTFNDNVDGVILGKNDQYGVMTVGVKYAFFNRN; the protein is encoded by the coding sequence ATGAAAAAACTTTTTTTTACCCTGATAATGTTTGGCTGTTTGGCGACTGCTTCGGCTCAGTTTTCCCGTCCTATCACGATAGGGGCTGGGGCAGGAGTTTCTTACGGTCTGACAGATTTGAAGAATACTAAAACCAATTTTGCCTGGTACGGAGAGGGAGATTATTTATTAAGTCCGTTTATATCGTTTGGATTGCAGGCGCAAAAAGGCGAATTGTCCGGTGATAATGGTGAAAATTCATATAATAATAGTTATTATGCAGGTAATGTCAATGCCAAGCTACGATTGGGACAATTTATGGACCTACCTGAAAATTACAGCTATTATACTTTGGGCGCAAGCAATTTACAACGCATTTTAAGCAATATTTATATCGGCGCAGGAGCTGGATTGATGAAAAATCGGATTAAAACTGATTTTACGGGTACCTATATGGAGAATATTTTAAATCGCGAGGGAGAAATCGCAAAAGACCGTTCAGGTATTCACTTTGTCGTTCCTTTGAATATCGGTTTGGATATTCCATTCGGAAGAACACTGTATGGACCTAAATGGGCTATCAATGTCAATTACCAACATGGACTGACCTTTAATGATAATGTTGATGGGGTCATTCTTGGAAAAAATGATCAGTATGGCGTGATGACCGTAGGTGTGAAGTATGCATTTTTTAATCGCAATTAA
- a CDS encoding nucleotidyltransferase family protein: MKESLRAIFFQLIRIGLWGKGTLTRSQSLSEADWIQIRDCAINHTVEGLIYDSFAYLDEQHLPPKALLMKWAVRMDQIERHNKQMNQVIAAQYLSFTKQGLKPILQKGKGVAACYEIPSHRISGDIDWYFQEGGYAKARQMLKDKNLAFKDTAGFSLDYDWKGIHIEHHKKLFDLGSPLKYNYLKKLQKKYKSKQTELVIHDVSITLLAPELQLLQVNAHILKHLISFGIGLRQLCDSARLYYTVASQIDPDTLKKIYQGAGILGWTHLLHIILVKNLGLPKDKVPFPYPEGWNADWMMDEIWYSGNFGFHDERFKSGKISPFSIRPDSTRRILRSLKTYFKYAPQEILFFPIMRTYSRLFGIDKN, from the coding sequence ATGAAAGAGAGTCTCAGAGCTATTTTTTTTCAATTGATACGTATTGGACTTTGGGGCAAAGGCACGCTCACTAGATCACAGTCTTTATCTGAGGCAGATTGGATTCAAATTCGCGATTGTGCGATCAATCATACTGTCGAGGGACTTATTTATGATAGTTTTGCTTATTTAGATGAGCAGCATCTTCCCCCCAAAGCATTGCTTATGAAATGGGCAGTGCGCATGGATCAGATAGAACGGCATAATAAGCAGATGAATCAAGTAATCGCTGCGCAGTATTTGTCTTTTACAAAACAGGGGCTAAAACCTATATTACAGAAAGGGAAGGGTGTAGCTGCATGCTATGAGATACCCTCACATCGTATTTCGGGCGATATTGATTGGTATTTCCAAGAAGGCGGATATGCTAAAGCTCGCCAGATGCTTAAAGATAAAAATTTAGCCTTCAAGGACACTGCAGGATTTAGTCTAGATTATGACTGGAAGGGCATCCATATCGAACATCATAAAAAACTTTTTGACTTGGGAAGTCCTCTTAAATATAATTATTTAAAAAAACTCCAGAAGAAGTATAAAAGCAAACAAACAGAACTTGTCATCCATGATGTTTCCATTACTTTACTTGCACCCGAATTGCAGTTATTACAGGTAAATGCGCATATTTTGAAACATCTCATATCTTTTGGAATTGGTTTAAGACAACTTTGTGATTCTGCACGATTATATTATACTGTGGCAAGCCAAATAGATCCAGACACTTTAAAGAAAATTTATCAAGGCGCGGGAATATTAGGATGGACACATTTACTTCATATTATTTTAGTAAAAAACCTCGGCTTACCCAAAGACAAAGTACCTTTTCCTTATCCCGAGGGCTGGAATGCAGATTGGATGATGGACGAAATTTGGTATTCCGGTAACTTTGGATTTCATGATGAACGATTTAAAAGTGGAAAAATTTCACCATTTTCAATTCGTCCTGATAGCACGAGGCGTATTTTGAGAAGCCTAAAAACATATTTTAAATATGCTCCTCAGGAAATTCTTTTTTTTCCTATTATGAGGACTTATTCTAGACTTTTTGGTATAGATAAAAATTAA
- a CDS encoding SusC/RagA family TonB-linked outer membrane protein, protein MKTLINFILLFLIYQSGFAQSRYYGKVVDSLGNPISQVSILLKSNQKFYRSDENGSFVIPAESNKTLARISRLGYLTQEVVLDAERNDAVYMMFPSNNILDEVEIVNTGYQSLNKERSTGSFSLIDSTKLETRISTNILEKLEYLAPGLQFDNRTGTPSINIRGTNTFIDLLTQPLIIVDNFPYSGDIANINPNDVESVTLLKDASAASIWGARAGNGVIVINLKKNTRGSSHLDYSSSFVIGGKPDLFYQRPIASTDFVDVEIMLFEKGFYKNALNSASKKRLIFSPVVSLLDLESKGLISRKEVEDRIGLFRHKDYRNDMLDYMFRTSFNQQHHLGYNFATKSFSNRTAVGFDKKYETQIVNNSERFSLQSSNNFKISDKIQIQNTIQWSSQIKRSSSGNLNYPIMPQGGKAVLYPYAELATETGEALAIPYIYNLDYIQNLNNTGLLDWTFKPIEDFKKSKSNNTTNGLSLNAAITYKPVSFLKIEGLYNYENQQNEFKSLYGEDSFYARNIINRFTQIKNNAITRIVPLGGIMSTNHRRMLANKGRLQVVFDYNLWDDWMINLFAGAEISDLQTGVQANTYYGYNQKLLSTVQIDPINTYPVYDGLSSNSKIPSSSGFGKLTTRFVSLFSNGAVSYKNKYFINFSLRRDASNNFGVHTNQRWKPLWSSGLAWALNQESFFKDKDWINLLKIRTTVGHSGNIGGASTTLPTIYYQNSSGYGLSNWRRANVNSLPNPYLKWEDVRMINLALDFSLLNNNLSGSIEIYQKKATDLLANDPLDYTYGAGTIMRNVGESVGKGVDVNLAGKYKVTNDVRISTDLLFSYNTDKVTKFSGTNGGAQYYISGKGGSLMPLEGYSLYPVFSYHFEGLDPKTGDPLGHLNGETSKDYANLLNVSTDELIYHGNGLPKYYGSFRPTFFWKAFQASVNVVYKMDYYLQKETIRYSSLFNSWTGHADFALRWQNSGDEKRTTVPSLLYPANANRDDFYAYSSPNIVEGDHIRVSDLRIAYTSNPKIGNKYRKLTVAAYANNIGIIWRKNKVNLDPDYFGIPPVKTYGMNINFNF, encoded by the coding sequence ATGAAAACATTAATTAATTTTATACTTCTATTTCTGATCTACCAAAGTGGTTTTGCACAGAGTAGATATTATGGTAAGGTCGTGGATTCTCTAGGAAATCCGATTTCACAGGTATCGATCTTGTTGAAGTCTAATCAAAAATTTTACCGATCTGACGAGAATGGATCTTTTGTTATTCCTGCTGAATCAAATAAGACATTAGCAAGAATTTCGAGGCTTGGATATTTGACCCAAGAAGTGGTATTGGATGCAGAAAGAAATGATGCAGTGTATATGATGTTTCCAAGTAATAATATTCTGGACGAGGTAGAAATTGTAAATACAGGGTATCAAAGCTTGAATAAAGAACGGTCAACAGGTAGTTTTTCCTTAATCGATAGTACTAAATTGGAGACCCGAATATCTACCAATATTTTGGAGAAGCTAGAATATCTGGCTCCTGGCTTGCAATTTGATAATCGGACTGGCACTCCCAGTATCAATATCAGAGGTACAAATACATTTATTGATCTACTCACCCAACCTTTGATTATCGTAGATAATTTTCCATATTCTGGTGACATAGCCAATATTAATCCCAACGATGTTGAATCCGTCACATTACTAAAAGATGCTTCTGCTGCGTCGATTTGGGGGGCAAGGGCAGGTAATGGAGTTATTGTTATTAACCTCAAAAAGAATACAAGAGGAAGTAGCCACCTGGATTATAGTAGCAGTTTTGTAATAGGAGGGAAGCCGGATCTTTTCTACCAGCGACCTATAGCATCAACGGATTTTGTAGATGTTGAGATCATGCTATTTGAAAAGGGGTTCTATAAAAATGCTTTAAATAGCGCAAGTAAAAAAAGACTCATCTTTTCACCTGTAGTGTCCTTATTGGATCTAGAGTCCAAGGGATTGATATCGCGCAAGGAAGTAGAGGATAGGATAGGTCTATTTAGACATAAAGATTATCGAAACGACATGTTGGATTATATGTTTAGAACTTCATTTAATCAGCAACATCATCTGGGATATAATTTTGCCACCAAGAGTTTTTCGAATCGTACAGCGGTCGGATTTGATAAGAAATATGAAACACAAATAGTCAATAACAGCGAAAGGTTTTCTTTACAGTCCAGCAATAATTTTAAAATCTCCGATAAAATTCAAATACAAAATACGATTCAATGGTCTAGCCAAATTAAACGGTCTAGTTCGGGAAACCTTAATTATCCGATCATGCCCCAAGGTGGAAAGGCAGTTTTGTATCCTTACGCTGAGCTTGCTACAGAGACAGGAGAGGCGCTAGCTATTCCTTATATTTATAATTTAGATTATATACAGAATTTAAACAACACTGGATTATTAGACTGGACTTTTAAGCCGATTGAAGATTTTAAAAAGAGTAAATCCAATAATACAACCAACGGATTATCTTTAAATGCAGCTATAACTTATAAGCCTGTGTCGTTTTTGAAAATAGAAGGTCTTTATAATTATGAAAATCAACAAAATGAATTTAAGTCTTTATACGGTGAAGACTCCTTTTATGCCCGTAATATAATTAATAGATTTACCCAGATTAAAAATAATGCAATCACTCGTATTGTGCCTCTGGGTGGTATTATGAGTACGAATCATAGGCGTATGCTTGCAAATAAAGGAAGACTACAGGTTGTATTTGACTACAATCTGTGGGATGATTGGATGATCAATTTATTTGCAGGTGCAGAAATTAGTGATTTGCAAACAGGAGTTCAGGCCAATACGTATTATGGTTATAACCAAAAATTGCTGTCTACGGTACAGATTGATCCCATCAATACCTATCCAGTTTATGATGGGTTGTCTTCCAACTCGAAGATTCCAAGTTCATCAGGTTTTGGAAAATTGACGACAAGATTCGTATCGCTTTTCTCAAATGGAGCGGTAAGCTATAAAAATAAGTACTTTATTAACTTTTCTTTAAGAAGAGATGCATCCAATAATTTTGGAGTACATACGAATCAGCGATGGAAACCGCTATGGTCCTCTGGTCTTGCTTGGGCCTTGAATCAAGAGTCTTTTTTTAAGGACAAGGATTGGATTAACCTGCTAAAAATTCGTACGACAGTAGGCCATTCTGGTAATATTGGTGGCGCATCCACGACCTTACCCACTATTTACTATCAAAACAGCTCTGGATATGGATTATCAAACTGGCGTCGAGCTAATGTCAATTCCTTGCCGAATCCCTATTTAAAGTGGGAAGACGTAAGAATGATTAATTTAGCTTTGGACTTCTCATTGTTAAATAATAATCTTTCAGGGAGTATTGAAATTTATCAAAAGAAGGCGACCGATCTATTGGCTAATGATCCACTGGATTATACTTACGGAGCTGGTACCATTATGCGCAATGTTGGAGAATCTGTAGGTAAAGGCGTGGATGTTAATCTGGCAGGGAAATACAAAGTCACGAATGACGTCAGAATCTCTACGGATTTACTGTTTTCCTATAATACAGATAAAGTGACCAAATTTAGCGGAACGAATGGTGGGGCACAGTATTATATATCTGGTAAAGGAGGAAGTTTAATGCCATTGGAAGGCTATTCACTATACCCCGTCTTTTCCTATCATTTTGAAGGTTTAGACCCCAAAACAGGGGATCCCCTCGGACATCTTAATGGCGAAACAAGTAAGGATTATGCAAATCTGCTAAATGTATCTACAGACGAGCTGATTTACCATGGTAATGGACTTCCAAAATATTATGGGTCATTTAGACCGACATTCTTCTGGAAAGCTTTTCAAGCATCAGTTAACGTAGTATATAAAATGGATTATTATTTACAGAAGGAAACCATCCGCTATTCTTCTTTATTTAATTCTTGGACCGGACATGCGGACTTTGCTTTAAGATGGCAGAATTCGGGAGACGAGAAGAGGACAACTGTACCATCTTTACTGTATCCTGCAAATGCAAACCGTGATGATTTCTACGCTTATTCTTCACCTAATATTGTTGAGGGAGACCATATAAGAGTATCAGATCTGCGAATAGCATATACGTCAAATCCTAAAATCGGTAATAAATATAGAAAACTTACTGTAGCTGCATATGCCAATAATATTGGAATTATATGGAGAAAAAATAAGGTTAACCTTGATCCTGATTACTTTGGTATTCCTCCTGTGAAAACGTATGGAATGAATATAAATTTTAATTTTTAA
- a CDS encoding SUMF1/EgtB/PvdO family nonheme iron enzyme, with amino-acid sequence MNNMKKYVPNPAIGLVFLAVLICMQACQSSSSIYQAPKVNAFRAGTLPAPPGMVYVPSGTILFKSSLDTADTGKNVSLSAFFIDEAEVTNKQYREFINWVADSIAITDYLQDDQYFLNTGEPAEERKIDWKKVKKISPLWKSNDPTIRERLAPMLLVQGTKRMLNPDVLRYEFSYQKTKGNAKKEFVTEQVPVMPVNDIWSSDFPNAQLASLDMNYFTHESFDYYPVVGVTWRQARAFTDWRGKEFMATIMKNSYLSGYQLTLSLPTEAQWQYAAEGKLDPRDTTTTKRLTIDGAEGKDRLAVNFKQGDGTYSRDGATFTLPVKSYTPNAFGLYNMAGNVSEWTLDAFSPSATVFVNDLNPALLYDADEKDADALKRKVVRGGSWKDNGEQLNTDTRNYSVDYEPHSYIGFRCVMAAFEMPTVQSKTRKY; translated from the coding sequence ATGAATAATATGAAGAAATACGTTCCGAATCCTGCCATCGGTCTGGTTTTTTTAGCAGTTTTGATCTGTATGCAAGCTTGTCAATCAAGTTCTTCCATATATCAAGCTCCTAAAGTAAATGCTTTCCGTGCCGGAACGCTTCCTGCGCCTCCGGGAATGGTCTATGTCCCCTCTGGAACGATCCTTTTTAAAAGTTCTCTGGATACTGCGGATACCGGTAAAAATGTAAGTCTAAGTGCGTTTTTTATCGATGAAGCCGAAGTCACGAATAAACAGTACCGTGAATTTATCAACTGGGTGGCAGATTCAATCGCCATTACGGATTATTTACAAGATGATCAGTATTTTTTAAATACCGGCGAACCAGCAGAGGAGCGGAAGATTGATTGGAAAAAAGTAAAAAAGATTTCGCCTTTATGGAAAAGTAATGATCCAACAATAAGAGAGCGTTTAGCGCCTATGTTACTGGTACAGGGTACAAAAAGAATGCTTAACCCTGATGTGCTTCGATATGAGTTTTCATATCAAAAAACAAAAGGTAATGCGAAAAAAGAGTTCGTCACAGAACAAGTGCCTGTCATGCCTGTCAACGATATCTGGTCGAGTGATTTCCCAAATGCACAGCTGGCTTCACTAGATATGAATTACTTTACACATGAGTCTTTTGATTATTACCCGGTAGTAGGTGTGACTTGGAGACAAGCGCGTGCTTTCACCGATTGGCGAGGTAAGGAGTTTATGGCGACGATCATGAAGAATTCATACCTCAGTGGTTACCAATTGACATTAAGTCTCCCTACAGAAGCGCAATGGCAATATGCTGCTGAAGGTAAATTGGATCCGCGTGATACTACGACTACAAAACGCTTAACGATTGATGGTGCTGAAGGTAAAGACAGATTAGCGGTCAACTTTAAGCAAGGTGATGGTACCTACTCTCGTGATGGCGCCACGTTTACCCTCCCAGTGAAATCTTATACCCCCAATGCGTTTGGACTTTATAATATGGCAGGGAATGTGTCGGAGTGGACTCTGGATGCTTTTAGCCCGTCTGCAACGGTATTTGTCAATGATTTAAATCCGGCACTTTTATATGATGCCGATGAGAAAGATGCGGATGCACTGAAAAGAAAAGTCGTCCGTGGTGGTTCTTGGAAAGATAATGGAGAGCAGCTGAATACGGATACACGTAATTATTCGGTAGACTATGAGCCTCACTCGTACATCGGTTTCCGCTGTGTTATGGCTGCATTTGAAATGCCTACGGTACAAAGTAAGACTAGAAAATATTAA
- a CDS encoding RagB/SusD family nutrient uptake outer membrane protein codes for MNYQIMLRVICGLSVLIFCSCNKFLEEKPDISLTVPESLEDVRALLDNDDVLNMVAPPLLEMGTDDYYLDDIVLTNLNDTYQGIYLWRENYPAFELSGDWQFSYRAIMIANIAMETVKRLKEENSAEGKVLKGEALFLRAFNNYNLAQIYTPLGNETMDKRLGIPLRYSSDYTEPIYRTTLGETYGAIWDDLYACVQLLPEVSTQSNRPSKVAAYALMARISLAMDDYEEAEKYANQALAIYSSLLNLNEIDVTKNFPFPFLHNEIIYLAFSNKNSTIVNDRISIDSAFYKQYNDFDLRKQAYFYKKDNGEIGFKGNYAGAQFSTFFGGLTTAELYLISAECAARRGDLQVASKQLNTLLESKWSRGNFVPFLFFDNKSALAKILDERRKELLFRGVRWSDIKRYNRDPNFRLTLVRKNDQGEVIASLPALDKRFYWLIPEDVIRLSNIEQNER; via the coding sequence ATGAATTATCAAATTATGTTGCGAGTGATATGTGGCTTGTCTGTCCTCATCTTTTGTTCATGTAATAAATTTTTAGAAGAGAAACCTGATATTTCATTAACCGTACCCGAAAGTTTGGAAGATGTAAGGGCCCTACTAGATAATGATGATGTTTTAAACATGGTAGCCCCTCCATTACTGGAAATGGGCACAGATGATTATTACCTGGATGATATTGTATTAACTAATTTAAATGACACCTACCAAGGTATTTACCTTTGGCGAGAGAACTATCCTGCGTTTGAGTTGTCTGGAGATTGGCAATTCTCGTACCGAGCGATTATGATTGCCAATATTGCAATGGAAACAGTAAAGCGATTGAAAGAAGAAAATAGCGCTGAGGGAAAGGTGTTAAAAGGTGAAGCTTTATTTCTTAGAGCATTTAATAACTACAATTTAGCACAGATCTATACGCCTTTAGGTAATGAAACGATGGATAAAAGGCTGGGGATTCCGTTGCGGTATTCATCCGATTACACAGAGCCCATTTATAGAACTACTTTGGGAGAAACTTACGGAGCTATTTGGGATGATCTCTATGCATGTGTTCAATTATTGCCAGAGGTCTCAACGCAGTCAAATAGACCATCGAAAGTTGCTGCATATGCATTGATGGCCAGAATATCTTTAGCTATGGATGACTATGAAGAGGCTGAGAAGTATGCTAATCAGGCGCTGGCGATATATTCGTCATTGCTCAATTTAAATGAGATTGATGTAACCAAAAATTTTCCTTTTCCATTTTTACATAACGAAATAATATATCTTGCATTTAGTAATAAGAATAGTACAATAGTCAATGACAGAATTTCTATTGATAGTGCTTTTTATAAACAGTATAATGATTTTGATCTAAGAAAACAAGCTTATTTCTATAAAAAGGACAACGGTGAGATCGGTTTTAAAGGGAATTACGCGGGGGCTCAATTTTCAACTTTTTTCGGCGGATTGACAACTGCAGAACTGTATCTAATCAGTGCCGAATGTGCTGCCCGAAGAGGGGATCTGCAAGTAGCATCGAAACAGTTGAATACCCTTCTCGAATCGAAATGGAGCAGAGGCAATTTCGTACCCTTTTTATTCTTTGATAATAAAAGTGCTCTAGCTAAAATTTTAGACGAAAGACGCAAAGAGCTGTTATTTAGAGGAGTAAGATGGAGTGATATTAAAAGATATAATCGTGATCCAAATTTTAGATTAACACTTGTTCGCAAAAATGATCAGGGAGAGGTTATTGCAAGCTTACCGGCTTTGGATAAACGTTTTTATTGGCTTATCCCTGAAGATGTGATCAGGTTAAGTAATATAGAACAAAATGAAAGATAA